A window of Chitinophagales bacterium contains these coding sequences:
- a CDS encoding polysaccharide export protein, producing MNSTISRFLCFGLFLFSIFAFSCTSPKQILYFQDIDLKRIDTVAFSQQHSLSYGDIIEISVTSLESEDYIHFTRSGFRFSQDHAMQNAYVVDSTGIIQLPYLGDMNIKGLTTMEIRERLKVALQPFLKDPTVNVRVMNLKVSILGEVARPGTFNIPDTKISLPEALSLAGDLTINAKRNNVLIIREENGKRSYAKLDLRKSEVLGSPYYYLKPNDVIYVEPSRTRIASTDTRRWQLFTFITTSISLATILATRL from the coding sequence GTGAACAGTACTATTTCCCGGTTTCTGTGCTTTGGGCTCTTTCTGTTCTCCATTTTTGCTTTTTCCTGTACGAGTCCAAAACAGATCTTGTACTTCCAGGATATTGATCTAAAGCGGATCGACACCGTTGCCTTTTCACAACAGCACAGCCTTTCGTATGGTGATATAATTGAGATCTCAGTAACGAGCCTGGAATCAGAGGACTATATTCACTTCACCCGTAGTGGATTTCGATTCAGCCAGGACCATGCGATGCAGAATGCCTATGTGGTGGATAGTACCGGCATTATACAACTACCCTACTTAGGTGATATGAATATTAAAGGGTTAACCACCATGGAAATCAGAGAAAGGCTTAAAGTGGCACTACAGCCATTCTTAAAGGATCCTACTGTCAATGTGCGTGTCATGAATCTTAAGGTCTCGATACTGGGAGAGGTTGCCCGGCCAGGAACGTTCAACATACCAGATACCAAGATATCCCTCCCTGAAGCGCTCAGTCTGGCGGGGGATCTGACGATCAATGCCAAACGAAACAATGTACTCATCATCAGGGAAGAAAACGGAAAAAGATCTTATGCCAAGCTTGATCTCCGGAAAAGTGAGGTGCTTGGGTCACCGTACTATTATTTAAAGCCCAACGATGTGATATATGTTGAACCATCCCGCACCCGTATCGCCAGTACCGATACCCGAAGATGGCAGTTATTTACTTTTATCACTACTTCTATATCTCTTGCGACCATTCTGGCTACCCGATTATAA
- a CDS encoding MOP flippase family protein has product MEAQVIDKKELQDKTMRGIGWSSAAKFFRQFIQLAFQILLARLLDPSDFGLLGMILVFSSLTDILKNLGLGQALVHKKDLEPELLNAVFWVNILVGILLLGIFQLAAPWIAAFYKAPALENITRVYSLIFLIGSFNVVQDALLQKQLQFKRLFVAEAVAVLSGGFLALWLAWNGYGVWTLVWQYLVITLVSTLVIWFTSSWVPSFRFSLKPIGSLQQFGKNLLAHDLLSFVSRNIDNLLIGKFLGAASLGFYSRAYFLMLQPINLTNQVLARVMFPVFAKLQDQPEQIRLAYLKSTRLVSFLVFPAITFVFVMSDPLVRLLLGDKWAETGYLLKIFCVYSLVDTIGVTTGWIYKAIGRTDVMFKWAIYSTTIIVSSILIGLKWGVEGVAISYTVAFIVLLWLPGWYVCYRLIGLKLTDMLKNLAPVFFISLLAGAGMYGVHHYLPVDIPHWLSCLIVGATGAVFYYFLAVQWEKASLQFVLTQIRKVINRPTKKKGKHA; this is encoded by the coding sequence GTGGAAGCCCAGGTCATCGATAAAAAAGAACTCCAGGATAAGACCATGCGTGGTATTGGCTGGAGTTCGGCTGCCAAATTCTTCCGGCAATTTATTCAACTGGCTTTTCAGATATTGCTGGCCCGTTTACTCGATCCTTCCGATTTTGGGTTGCTGGGTATGATCCTTGTTTTTTCCTCGCTGACCGATATCCTCAAGAACCTGGGTTTAGGCCAGGCCCTGGTACATAAAAAAGATCTGGAACCTGAGTTGCTGAACGCGGTATTCTGGGTCAATATACTGGTTGGAATTTTACTGCTTGGAATTTTTCAACTGGCGGCTCCCTGGATCGCCGCATTTTATAAAGCCCCTGCACTTGAAAATATCACCCGTGTCTATTCGCTGATCTTCCTGATTGGTTCCTTTAATGTGGTACAGGATGCATTACTGCAAAAACAACTTCAATTCAAAAGATTGTTCGTGGCTGAAGCTGTGGCTGTGCTAAGCGGTGGTTTTCTCGCCTTGTGGCTAGCCTGGAATGGATACGGGGTTTGGACCCTGGTATGGCAATATCTTGTTATTACGCTGGTCAGTACCCTGGTCATCTGGTTCACCTCCTCCTGGGTACCCTCTTTTCGCTTTTCCTTAAAACCCATAGGTTCCCTACAACAATTTGGCAAAAACCTGTTGGCACATGACCTGCTTAGTTTTGTATCCCGAAATATTGACAACCTGCTGATCGGTAAATTCCTGGGGGCAGCCTCTCTGGGTTTTTACTCGCGCGCGTATTTTCTGATGCTCCAACCCATCAACCTGACCAATCAGGTACTGGCAAGGGTGATGTTTCCTGTCTTTGCCAAATTGCAGGATCAACCTGAACAAATCCGTTTGGCCTATCTTAAGAGCACACGTCTGGTTTCGTTTCTTGTATTCCCGGCCATCACCTTTGTTTTTGTTATGTCGGATCCCCTTGTGCGGTTGCTGTTGGGTGATAAATGGGCAGAGACCGGCTACCTTTTAAAGATATTCTGTGTGTATAGCCTTGTCGACACGATCGGGGTTACCACCGGATGGATCTATAAAGCCATTGGCCGGACTGATGTCATGTTCAAATGGGCGATCTATAGTACTACTATCATTGTAAGCTCTATTCTTATTGGCCTTAAATGGGGAGTCGAAGGCGTAGCCATATCTTATACAGTGGCGTTTATCGTCTTGCTCTGGCTTCCCGGATGGTATGTGTGTTATCGCCTGATAGGCCTGAAACTGACCGATATGCTTAAAAACCTGGCCCCGGTGTTTTTTATTTCCCTGCTTGCCGGTGCAGGAATGTATGGAGTCCATCATTATCTGCCTGTAGATATCCCCCACTGGTTATCCTGTCTGATCGTTGGCGCTACAGGAGCCGTTTTTTATTACTTTCTGGCAGTTCAATGGGAAAAAGCTTCTCTTCAATTTGTGCTTACACAAATCAGGAAGGTAATAAACCGCCCTACAAAAAAGAAAGGGAAGCATGCCTGA
- a CDS encoding glycosyltransferase family 4 protein: MAKNPEILFISNYWKKSQGGGISTYLINLVEALKKRGIGIRVLSRHGIDPEQTILSCSKLFFVIKTLRLLRQQAGVPIVTSNDWYCLLPALIHKWIYRQQVVHIFHTWPEEKMNKPLRWLMKYLTRRCDQLLFVSEALREYYSRDEGIDCRHSMIMHAGFPTPIIQPEKEKVEFLRKFGIDKKDIILCSQAMTAHREKARGLALLINVMKNLNQRRTVHLLVTKDGKYRASLEKQVRSMGLQHRVHFTGDMENVYLPLSVSDLYLHITYAEGGVSLSILEAISKDIPVIATSIGGIKELLRNEETGLLVEPSPTAIQQAIESLIHDPDKARNISHQAKEKLTPLFDWNKNAAMLLSFLFPEEEFPLTIPSPKVHNKVM, from the coding sequence ATGGCCAAAAATCCGGAAATACTATTCATATCCAATTATTGGAAAAAAAGTCAGGGTGGTGGAATCTCTACGTATCTGATCAACCTTGTTGAAGCCCTTAAGAAAAGAGGGATAGGCATTCGTGTTCTTTCCCGACACGGCATTGATCCGGAACAAACCATCCTTTCGTGTTCAAAACTATTCTTTGTCATAAAAACCCTCCGCCTTCTTCGGCAACAAGCCGGAGTTCCGATAGTAACCAGCAATGACTGGTATTGTCTTTTACCCGCCTTAATCCACAAGTGGATTTATCGGCAACAAGTGGTTCATATCTTTCATACCTGGCCGGAAGAAAAGATGAACAAGCCCCTGCGGTGGCTAATGAAATACCTTACGCGGCGATGTGATCAACTCCTTTTTGTATCGGAAGCGCTTCGCGAATACTATAGTCGGGATGAAGGTATTGATTGCCGTCACTCAATGATCATGCATGCTGGATTCCCCACGCCTATTATCCAACCAGAGAAGGAAAAAGTTGAATTTCTGCGGAAATTTGGGATAGATAAAAAAGACATTATTCTCTGTTCCCAGGCAATGACCGCTCATCGGGAAAAAGCAAGAGGTCTTGCCTTGCTGATAAATGTCATGAAGAACTTGAATCAACGCCGAACGGTTCATTTACTGGTCACAAAAGATGGGAAATACCGGGCATCCCTGGAAAAACAGGTCCGATCCATGGGGCTTCAACACCGGGTGCATTTTACAGGGGATATGGAAAATGTTTATCTACCCTTATCTGTAAGTGACCTCTATTTGCATATTACCTATGCGGAAGGAGGTGTTTCTCTCAGTATTCTGGAGGCCATTTCAAAAGATATTCCTGTTATTGCCACTTCCATCGGCGGTATTAAGGAATTGTTACGAAATGAAGAAACCGGATTATTGGTCGAACCCTCCCCCACGGCCATCCAACAGGCGATAGAATCACTGATCCATGATCCGGATAAAGCAAGGAATATCAGCCATCAAGCTAAAGAAAAACTCACGCCCCTCTTTGATTGGAACAAGAATGCGGCCATGTTGTTATCATTCCTTTTTCCTGAAGAGGAATTCCCCTTAACGATTCCTTCGCCTAAAGTTCATAATAAGGTAATGTAA
- a CDS encoding glycosyltransferase family 39 protein: MPDLLNISSARLSQKQLFQVSVFTLILFWVLALVYPSRLVPLGYILGGMIVILLFYSVHRWLVGAWNDLPTRRFQIRLLSLALVIRTIVAIALYLFYKWKTGEPFEFYAVDSKFYHLVGTRLSESISQFNFNFTEQLKEVGFSDRGYNIYLGFIYSIFGPSIIAVRLINVIYSAFSVWLIYRIAKNIYNEQVARSASLAALLLPNLMLYLGTHLKEPLMIFLVLLFLDATVRFIKGGERNITLLMTLMLTGFSLFLFRTILGAVCLMSFAAYAITLKPLRKGWMNIFSAGALLVVLGYFMLNSEIGNELAEYLEKSQTAQTENMQFRATRDGGNKLAVMASAPLFVSIILIAPFPSVVVVFEQDLLWMFIGGNTIRNIYAIFVISAIIWIIRKDFRNSSLLLYFVLGYLLILANSGFAISERFHLPVVPFLLILAAKGMQNGHPGMRRFFPVYLVLIFLMILGWNYVKLAGRA, from the coding sequence ATGCCTGACCTGTTGAACATATCATCTGCACGGCTTTCTCAAAAGCAATTATTTCAGGTATCGGTATTTACACTGATCCTGTTTTGGGTATTGGCCCTCGTCTACCCTTCCCGGCTTGTTCCACTGGGATATATATTGGGTGGAATGATCGTGATCCTTCTTTTTTATAGTGTTCATCGTTGGTTGGTGGGTGCATGGAATGACCTGCCCACGCGTCGATTCCAGATCCGATTGTTGTCCCTTGCACTTGTCATACGAACGATAGTGGCGATAGCACTTTATCTTTTCTATAAATGGAAAACCGGTGAGCCCTTTGAATTTTATGCAGTGGATTCAAAATTCTATCATCTGGTTGGAACCAGATTATCTGAAAGCATCTCCCAATTCAACTTTAATTTTACAGAACAATTAAAGGAAGTCGGGTTCTCCGACAGGGGCTATAATATTTACCTGGGCTTTATTTATTCCATCTTTGGACCATCGATTATTGCCGTGCGGTTGATCAATGTGATCTATAGTGCGTTCTCGGTATGGTTGATTTACCGAATAGCAAAGAATATCTACAATGAGCAGGTAGCGCGTTCGGCTTCCCTTGCTGCCCTGCTATTACCCAACCTGATGTTATACCTGGGAACCCACCTGAAGGAACCTTTAATGATCTTTCTTGTCCTGCTCTTTTTGGATGCTACCGTTCGGTTTATTAAGGGAGGAGAAAGGAACATAACACTTCTGATGACTTTGATGTTGACAGGATTCAGTCTTTTCCTTTTTCGCACCATTTTGGGAGCCGTTTGCCTGATGAGTTTTGCGGCCTATGCCATTACGCTGAAACCTTTGCGTAAAGGCTGGATGAATATTTTTTCCGCAGGCGCCTTATTGGTGGTGTTGGGGTATTTCATGCTCAATAGTGAAATTGGCAATGAGTTGGCAGAATATCTGGAGAAAAGCCAGACGGCCCAAACGGAGAATATGCAATTCAGGGCCACCCGGGATGGAGGAAATAAATTGGCGGTAATGGCCAGTGCGCCGTTATTTGTATCCATTATTCTAATTGCGCCATTCCCATCGGTAGTGGTTGTATTCGAGCAAGACCTGCTCTGGATGTTTATTGGCGGGAATACGATCCGGAATATATATGCCATTTTTGTGATCAGTGCCATTATTTGGATCATCCGTAAAGATTTTCGCAACAGCAGCCTGTTGCTCTATTTTGTGCTGGGCTACCTCCTTATCCTGGCGAATTCCGGGTTTGCCATTTCAGAACGGTTTCACCTCCCTGTTGTTCCCTTCTTGCTGATCCTTGCAGCCAAGGGGATGCAAAACGGCCACCCTGGCATGCGACGGTTCTTTCCGGTCTATCTTGTATTGATTTTTTTGATGATCCTTGGCTGGAATTATGTAAAACTTGCCGGAAGGGCCTAA
- a CDS encoding AAA family ATPase has product MDIEKNRANRQTEEDFSLRETLNRYARHKFLFLFTMLIAGAAAVGYLLLSTPLYRIQSSLVIKDEKKGESISLTLKELDFLDEQKIVDNEAEIIRSENIISKVVTRMNLNLGYYLPDQWGLYQPVFESSPIQLEIIKANPELYKEPLILQLGKDDMSIDPGGVKGRYGDTLNIFETARIVVRKSPLFSLPSPKMKVICSDPEATTQQLRKSISASTPSKNSSVLYVSMLHPSRTRGSAILKEIIHEYDQANIAEKRNQTDSIITLIEDRLALIGTQLKKLENKEETYKEEKGITFLSDDARSYLDQASNNNKELVDAEVQLTNLERIQEYVAESGTVVTPPNTSLNDPVLTNMITQLSQLEMDRQKAERKSGPMHPSVLSLKKQAEEMRSNLKKNIDLQQQGLSQRIQLLRQSQGRLSGSIGKVPASEKNLVELMREKSIRENIYSYLLEKREEASLSDASVFSKMRIIDAPYGSIKPVKPRKLVILGMALLAGLLIPVGIITLRDALNRKVNIRYVRENLGFSVMGHIPRMKRFEYVLPAGENIVSEQFRWMRTSIEKGNVDQTLKVILVTSPMDNDGKSFVSLNLAITFARWNRKVVLFDLDLRKQKLSSIYPTAPAASFISLLKGEIKDPTPLIRKIEKDGNVHILSGDMPLEGTQDILHQETLEALFTLLKKEYDYVIVNTPPFLYFTDTFHIESFSDLNLMVVRHRHTRIRLLEDMKHFIDRGSMKQPAVIYNDLPTNELFSRKQLKSYYHYQ; this is encoded by the coding sequence ATGGACATTGAAAAGAACCGGGCAAACCGACAGACAGAAGAGGATTTTTCATTGAGGGAAACCTTGAACAGATACGCGAGGCATAAATTTCTGTTCCTTTTTACCATGTTGATAGCAGGAGCCGCTGCCGTTGGTTATTTGCTGCTTTCCACCCCACTTTACAGGATCCAGTCCTCCCTGGTGATCAAAGATGAGAAAAAAGGGGAATCAATTAGTTTGACACTCAAAGAACTTGACTTTCTGGATGAGCAAAAGATTGTGGACAACGAAGCCGAGATCATCCGCTCCGAAAACATCATCAGTAAAGTGGTAACCCGGATGAACCTGAACCTGGGTTATTATCTCCCTGATCAATGGGGTTTGTATCAACCTGTTTTTGAATCCTCGCCCATACAGCTGGAAATTATAAAAGCAAATCCGGAACTATACAAAGAACCGCTGATCCTCCAACTGGGAAAGGATGACATGAGTATCGACCCGGGTGGTGTCAAAGGTCGTTACGGAGATACATTGAACATTTTTGAGACAGCCCGTATCGTTGTCAGAAAATCGCCATTGTTTTCTCTTCCTTCGCCAAAAATGAAGGTTATTTGTTCCGACCCGGAAGCTACTACCCAACAGTTAAGAAAATCAATATCTGCCTCCACTCCCAGTAAGAACTCGAGTGTCCTTTATGTTTCCATGCTTCATCCATCCCGCACCCGGGGCTCAGCGATCTTAAAAGAGATCATTCATGAATATGACCAGGCCAATATTGCCGAAAAAAGAAACCAGACCGATTCGATTATTACACTTATTGAGGATCGATTGGCCCTGATTGGCACCCAACTAAAAAAACTCGAGAACAAAGAGGAAACCTATAAAGAAGAGAAAGGGATCACCTTCTTAAGCGATGATGCCCGGTCTTACCTTGATCAGGCAAGCAACAACAATAAAGAATTGGTAGATGCCGAGGTACAGTTGACCAATCTGGAACGGATTCAGGAATATGTTGCCGAATCGGGAACGGTAGTGACGCCCCCCAATACGAGTCTGAACGACCCTGTATTGACCAATATGATCACGCAATTGAGTCAGTTGGAGATGGACCGCCAGAAGGCAGAGCGAAAAAGTGGTCCGATGCACCCTTCAGTATTATCCCTGAAAAAGCAGGCCGAGGAAATGCGATCGAATCTTAAGAAGAATATAGATCTGCAACAACAAGGTCTCTCCCAGCGAATCCAGTTGCTTCGGCAAAGCCAGGGTCGACTTTCGGGAAGTATTGGGAAAGTGCCCGCCAGTGAGAAAAACCTGGTTGAATTGATGCGGGAAAAAAGTATCCGGGAAAATATCTACTCCTATCTATTGGAAAAACGGGAGGAGGCATCCCTGAGTGATGCCTCTGTATTTTCCAAAATGCGGATCATTGATGCTCCCTATGGTTCCATCAAACCCGTGAAACCCAGGAAGCTGGTCATCCTCGGAATGGCGCTGTTGGCGGGGCTGCTGATACCTGTCGGGATCATTACATTACGAGATGCGTTGAACAGAAAGGTAAACATCCGATATGTACGCGAAAACCTTGGTTTCTCCGTCATGGGCCATATTCCCCGCATGAAACGATTCGAATACGTCCTTCCTGCCGGAGAAAATATCGTATCAGAGCAGTTTCGATGGATGCGAACCTCGATCGAAAAAGGGAATGTTGACCAGACCTTGAAAGTGATCCTCGTTACTTCCCCGATGGATAATGACGGAAAGAGTTTTGTATCCCTGAACCTCGCCATCACTTTTGCCCGGTGGAACAGAAAAGTGGTGCTATTTGACCTGGACCTGCGCAAACAAAAACTTTCCAGTATTTACCCTACAGCGCCTGCTGCTTCCTTTATTTCCCTCTTAAAAGGGGAGATCAAGGATCCAACACCTTTGATTCGAAAGATCGAAAAGGATGGGAATGTGCATATTCTGTCAGGTGACATGCCATTGGAAGGAACCCAGGATATTCTCCATCAGGAGACCCTGGAAGCCCTTTTCACTCTACTGAAGAAAGAGTATGATTATGTGATCGTGAACACCCCGCCTTTTCTGTACTTCACGGACACCTTTCATATTGAATCCTTTTCTGATCTCAACCTGATGGTTGTAAGGCACCGTCATACCCGGATCAGGCTTTTGGAGGATATGAAACACTTCATTGACCGGGGGTCCATGAAACAACCGGCAGTTATCTATAACGATCTGCCGACAAATGAACTATTCAGTCGAAAGCAATTAAAGAGCTATTATCATTATCAATAA